In one Bufo gargarizans isolate SCDJY-AF-19 chromosome 11, ASM1485885v1, whole genome shotgun sequence genomic region, the following are encoded:
- the LOC122921240 gene encoding C-reactive protein-like, whose protein sequence is MKIPLVLFVVIIGCCAKENLHGTSFLFSSSPIAKVVLKPTISEPLRNITICLQSYTDFIHKDSLFKLETKNSYPFHLFQISDYYYIRIDRDQVYFKTSKESMEWRLICVSWESSTGVIHFVVNGKLFPRKVLKPGFIIDSEVTAILGHNIGFSDIRLGMAEPSYVGEIRKVNMWDQALHPSEMQSMYFNNCYNCNGSVISWESVDYEIYGDVLLYKPSKKP, encoded by the exons ATGAAGATCCCACTTGTGCTGTTTGTGGTAATCATTGGATGTTGTGCCAAAGAAA ATTTGCATGGCACGTCTTTCCTGTTTTCTAGTAGTCCCATAGCAAAAGTGGTTTTGAAACCCACCATCTCCGAACCTTTGAGAAATATTACCATCTGTCTGCAGTCCTACACGGACTTCATCCATAAAGACTCACTCTTCAAACTGGAGACTAAAAATTCCTATCCATTCCATCTCTTCCAAATCTCAGACTATTACTACATTAGAATAGACCGAGATCAAGTTTACTTCAAGACCAGCAAAGAGAGCATGGAGTGGAGACTCATCTGTGTTTCTTGGGAGTCCAGCACTGGAGTCATCCATTTTGTTGTCAATGGGAAACTCTTTCCAAGGAAGGTCTTAAAGCCGGGTTTCATCATAGACTCAGAGGTTACCGCGATCCTTGGGCATAATATTGGCTTTTCTGATATTCGTCTTGGTATGGCTGAACCTTCTTATGTAGGTGAAATTAGAAAAGTTAACATGTGGGATCAGGCTCTCCACCCCAGTGAGATGCAATCAATGTATTTTAATAATTGTTATAACTGTAATGGAAGTGTCATTAGCTGGGAGTCTGTGGACTATGAGATTTATGGAGATGTCCTCTTGTATAAGCCATCGAAAAAACCTTAG
- the LOC122921810 gene encoding C-reactive protein-like, protein MRYFGPISESRMKIVVLLLVVISGCCAEENLLGASFLFSKTTSSDRVILKPIITEPLRSITVCLQSYTDLTQRDSLFKLQNQNVYPFHLYQVSNIYNIKIDRDEVSFRNSGERMELRLICVSWESSNGVIHFVVNGKLFPRKVLKPGFSIVPGFTAVLGHNLAVSDAGFGVGGPSYVGEITNVHMWDQALHPSEMQSMYFNNCRNCSGNVINWESVDYKIYGDILLYRPSMKP, encoded by the exons ATGAGATACTTTGGACCAATCTCTGAATCCAG GATGAAGATTGTGGTTCTGCTGCTTGTGGTCATCTCTGGATGTTGTGCCGAGGAGA atTTGCTTGGTGCATCTTTCTTGTTTTCTAAGACTACTAGCTCAGATAGAGTGATTTTGAAGCCCATCATTACCGAACCTTTGAGAAGTATCACTGTCTGTCTGCAGTCCTATACAGATCTCACCCAGAGAGATTCCCTCTTCAAATTGCAGAATCAAAATGTGTATCCGTTCCATCTCTACCAAGTCTCAAACATTTACAACATTAAAATAGACCGAGATGAAGTTTCCTTTAGGAACAGCGGAGAGAGAATGGAGTTGAGACTCATCTGTGTGTCCTGGGAGTCCAGCAATGGTGTCATCCATTTTGTTGTCAATGGGAAACTGTTTCCCAGGAAAGTCTTAAAGCCAGGTTTCAGCATAGTCCCAGGGTTTACTGCGGTCCTCGGGCATAATCTTGCAGTTTCTGATGCTGGTTTTGGAGTAGGAGGACCCTCATATGTGGGTGAAATTACAAACGTTCACATGTGGGATCAAGCTCTTCACCCCAGTGAGATGCAATCAATGTATTTTAATAATTGTCGTAATTGTAGTGGAAATGTCATTAACTGGGAGTCCGTGGACTATAAGATTTATGGAGACATCCTCTTGTATAGGCCATCAATGAAACCTTAG
- the LOC122921981 gene encoding C-reactive protein-like: protein MRYSGPIKSESRMNFPVLLLVVISGCCANENLHGASFVFYKIGRTAKVVLKPTTTEPLSNITVCLQSYSDTTQKDSLFKLKNENNSIALFQLYRQLDYYFIVLDQQYVYYKVSEESMEWRLICVTWESSTGIIHLVVNGKLFPRKVLKPGFIIDPKVIAVLRQDLA, encoded by the exons ATGAGATACTCTGGACCAATCAAGTCTGAATCAAG GATGAACTTCCCGGTTCTGCTGCTTGTGGTCATCTCTGGATGTTGCGCCAATGAGA ATTTGCATGGAGCATCTTTTGTGTTTTACAAAATCGGCAGAACAGCAAAAGTGGTTTTGAAGCCCACCACCACTGAACCACTGAGCAATATCACTGTCTGTCTGCAATCCTACTCAGACACCACCCAGAAAGACTCCCTCTTCAAACTGAAGAATGAAAATAATTCCATAGCACTGTTCCAGCTCTACCGGCAGCTAGATTATTACTTCATTGTCCTAGACCAACAGTATGTTTACTATAAGGTCAGCGAAGAGAGCATGGAGTGGAGACTCATCTgtgtgacctgggagtccagcaCTGGGATCATCCATTTGGTTGTCAATGGGAAACTTTTTCCAAGGAAGGTCTTAAAGCCAGGTTTCATCATAGACCCAAAGGTTATTGCAGTCCTCAGGCAGGATCTTGCTTAA